The region ATTACCACAATAAATGTTTAAAAAAATTAGAATATATGTAAATAATAAATGGGTTAAAGGACCCAATTTTCTCTATTATATAATTTGATAAACAATTTTTATAAAATGTTTAATAAAATTTGTTATAATTTTATCAAATATAACAAACCTTATCGAAAGGAATAAACGTGAAGGAAAATAATTTAAGAGAGATAACCAATAAAATTAAAGAGTTACCGACGCCTGATTTTTTAGTACAAAATATTATTTCGATATCTTCAGATAATGAGTCAGATATGAAAGAACTAGTAAATTCTATATCTCAATCACCAACTTTAACGGCAAAAATATTAAGACTCGCCAATTCTGCATATTATTCTTTACCAAAAAGAATAACTAGGCTGACTCAGGCAGTTAATTTGTTAGGTTTAAAGACAGTCAGAAATTTAGCTTTAAGTATTTTTACGGTAGAAAACTTTTTTGATAAAGAGTATCCTTTTTTTAACACCTACAATTTTTGGCAGCATCTTATAACTACAGGAATAGCTTCAGAACTGTTAGCAAAATATCTTAATTTTCCTGAAAAAGAAGAGTCTTTTATGTGTGGTATTTTACATGATTTAGGAAAAATAGTGATGGCTCATATTATGCCAGAAGTGTTTGAAATGGTTATCAAGGTAGCTCAGCATGAAAAAATTTCTTTTTTTGAATCTGAAAATCTTTTGTCGACAATTGGACACCAACAACTTGGAAAAATATTATTTGAAAATTGGAATATGTCTGATATTGTTTTGGATGTGGTTTCACTTCACAATCAACCTTTAAATTTAGAGAATGAAACAAACAAGAAGATTTTATATATTGTACATTTAGCAGACTCAACCATTAATCTTCTTTTTTATGGGTTTTCTGGATGTTATAATATACCTGTTGTTGAATCAGAGGTTTGGAATTTTCTGGGGATTAATTATTCAATGTACGAGAGTTACTTTGAGGATCTAAAAAAAACTATAGAAAGATCTAAAGAACTTATTTACATGAATCAAATACTTAATAGTTAGGAGGCTAGCGAAATGGCAAATTATAAGAAAGAAATGCTTGAATCGGAAATGAAGAAGATTATTACAAGAGGTTTTTCTGAACTTAAAGATCCTCGAATTAAAGATAAAATGATAAATATTAATTTTGTACGGTTGTCTGGAGATAAGTCTTATTTAGACGTTTATGTTTCTTCTTTAGATGAGGATGTTGATACGATAATTGATGTTTTAAATAATGCTAAAGGTATGTTTAGAACATTAATTGCAAAGAATATTGATATATATAAGGCCCCAGAGATTCGATTTCACAAAGATGAGGGCATTGAAGCTAGCATTAGAATTAATCAACTGTTAGAAACCCTAAAAGAAAAACGTTCAGAGGATGATGAATGAAAAGCGGAATAATAGTAATTAACAAACCAAAAGGTATTACTTCTCATAAAGTTGTTGAAAAGTTGAGAACTATTTTAAAAACAAAAAAAGTTGGTCATGCAGGAACACTTGATCCCTTTGCTACAGGTGTACTTGTAATAGGAGTTAATAAAGGTACAAAGGTACTTGAATTTTTTCTAAATGATAAAAAAAGATATTATGTAAAGGCCAAATTAGGAATTATTACCGAAACGTTTGATCTTGATGGTGAAATTAAAGAACAGAACGAAGTTACAAAAGAGCAAATAGAAAGTGTAAAAGATGTTGTTTTTTCATTTGTGGGAGAGTATCTACAAGTTCCACCTGCTTACTCGGCCAAAAAATATAAAGGGAAACATTTATATGAATATGCTAGAGAAGGTAAAATAATCAATTTACCTCCCAAGCTTGTACATATATATAATATTACTAATTTTAAACAAGAAGACATAGAGTTTAGTTTTGAAGTAGAAGTGAGCTCAGGAACTTATATAAGATCTTTGATAATGGATATTGGATATAAAGTTGGATGTGGAGCGGTAACTATAGAATTATGTAGAAGAAAAAGTGGAATTTTTACCTTAGATCATTCAATAAATTTAGAAGATGCATCATATAACAAAATCATACCTATAGATAATTGTATCAATTTTCCATATGTAGTAGTAAATCATGGAGATAAAGTTTTAAAAGGACATCAAATATATAAATCAAATATATTAGAATACTCAGAATTTGAAAAAGGAGAATATGTTAAAATATACAATGAGCAAAAGGAGTTTATTGGAATAGGAATAACTGAAAGAAGTTCGAAATTTTTAGCTACACTTTTAAAGATGCCAGAAAGAGATGATCGAATAGTAAAGATATACAAAAATATATACGAGGTGACTTGAAATTGTATGCTATAACAATCGGGGTATTTGATGGAGTTCATAAAGGCCATCAATACATTTTGAATAATACTTTAGAATTAGCTCAAAGTTTAAATCTTGAACCTTTAGTGTTAATGTTTAGATATCCCGCTGAGAAAATTTTAGGAACTACTTTTGATGGATTAATTTTACCTAGCTGGAGAAGGAAAGAAATTTGTGAAAATCTAGGATTCGAAGTTATTGTGAAAGATATGGAGGAAGTTTGGGATGTTTCGCATGAAGAATACATTAATAATTTGATTGACATGGGTGTGAAGGCCATAGTATGTGGAGAAGATTTTACCTTTGGTAAAGATGCCTTGGGAGATGTGAATTATCTACAGTCAGTAAGTATATCTAATGGATTAAAAATAAAAATATTGAAAGATTTTAAGGAAGATAGTACCAGAATAAGTTCTTCATTGATTAAAAAAGAACTTAAAAACGGGAACATAAAAGTTGCCAATGAAATGTTAAATAGGCCTTGGACTTTAGAAGGTCCTGTTTACGAGGACAAACATGTGGGTTTTAAACTAGGTTTTCCTACTGCGAACATCAATATTCTCTACAAAGAACAAATTATTTTTCCAAAGTTTGG is a window of Defluviitoga tunisiensis DNA encoding:
- the truB gene encoding tRNA pseudouridine(55) synthase TruB, with protein sequence MKSGIIVINKPKGITSHKVVEKLRTILKTKKVGHAGTLDPFATGVLVIGVNKGTKVLEFFLNDKKRYYVKAKLGIITETFDLDGEIKEQNEVTKEQIESVKDVVFSFVGEYLQVPPAYSAKKYKGKHLYEYAREGKIINLPPKLVHIYNITNFKQEDIEFSFEVEVSSGTYIRSLIMDIGYKVGCGAVTIELCRRKSGIFTLDHSINLEDASYNKIIPIDNCINFPYVVVNHGDKVLKGHQIYKSNILEYSEFEKGEYVKIYNEQKEFIGIGITERSSKFLATLLKMPERDDRIVKIYKNIYEVT
- the ribF gene encoding riboflavin biosynthesis protein RibF, with product MYAITIGVFDGVHKGHQYILNNTLELAQSLNLEPLVLMFRYPAEKILGTTFDGLILPSWRRKEICENLGFEVIVKDMEEVWDVSHEEYINNLIDMGVKAIVCGEDFTFGKDALGDVNYLQSVSISNGLKIKILKDFKEDSTRISSSLIKKELKNGNIKVANEMLNRPWTLEGPVYEDKHVGFKLGFPTANINILYKEQIIFPKFGVYLVRGKIQGRKGSLWGLMNVGIRPTIHEPNKEPKVEVYFLDFFGNLYNEYIILEVLDFLREEKKFEDKNQLVEAMARDEDKAREIIVKRYGNIKSIL
- a CDS encoding HDOD domain-containing protein, whose translation is MKENNLREITNKIKELPTPDFLVQNIISISSDNESDMKELVNSISQSPTLTAKILRLANSAYYSLPKRITRLTQAVNLLGLKTVRNLALSIFTVENFFDKEYPFFNTYNFWQHLITTGIASELLAKYLNFPEKEESFMCGILHDLGKIVMAHIMPEVFEMVIKVAQHEKISFFESENLLSTIGHQQLGKILFENWNMSDIVLDVVSLHNQPLNLENETNKKILYIVHLADSTINLLFYGFSGCYNIPVVESEVWNFLGINYSMYESYFEDLKKTIERSKELIYMNQILNS
- the rbfA gene encoding 30S ribosome-binding factor RbfA, which codes for MANYKKEMLESEMKKIITRGFSELKDPRIKDKMININFVRLSGDKSYLDVYVSSLDEDVDTIIDVLNNAKGMFRTLIAKNIDIYKAPEIRFHKDEGIEASIRINQLLETLKEKRSEDDE